In Acidobacteriota bacterium, a single genomic region encodes these proteins:
- a CDS encoding class I SAM-dependent methyltransferase, translating into MKTSFALQFLHRILGLEHLNFGIWSEDDPLDVAGLRRAQERLVARLLELLPPGVSSVLDVGCGTGVISERLTGLGYDVEGLSPDPYHGRLFAERLPERRFHLGRFQEFEPDRRYDLLFLCESAQYVWLEDLFEAIERSLAPGGSVLLCDYFTVEFDQGRPRSGHPLDEFLARADAAGLVLEIDEDVTLSVLPTLRLGQMIVDRFGHGILSLLRDASTSRFPRLAGAAWRLAGPVTRRLDRLDRLLDPEAFAMTRRYRVMRFRSAP; encoded by the coding sequence GTGAAGACGAGCTTCGCGCTTCAGTTCCTGCACCGGATCCTCGGCCTGGAGCACCTGAACTTCGGGATCTGGAGTGAGGACGATCCGCTCGACGTGGCAGGCCTGCGCCGGGCCCAGGAACGCCTGGTGGCGCGACTTCTCGAGTTGCTGCCTCCAGGCGTGTCCTCCGTGCTGGATGTCGGCTGCGGCACCGGCGTGATCAGCGAGCGGCTGACCGGCCTCGGCTACGACGTCGAGGGCCTGTCGCCCGATCCGTATCACGGCAGGCTGTTCGCCGAGCGGCTCCCGGAGCGACGTTTCCACCTGGGCCGGTTCCAGGAGTTCGAGCCGGATCGCCGGTACGACCTCCTGTTCCTGTGCGAGTCGGCGCAGTACGTCTGGCTGGAGGATCTCTTCGAGGCGATCGAACGATCTCTGGCGCCGGGAGGGAGCGTCCTGCTCTGCGACTACTTCACTGTGGAGTTCGACCAGGGAAGGCCGAGGAGTGGTCACCCGCTGGACGAGTTCCTGGCTCGGGCCGATGCGGCCGGCCTCGTGCTGGAGATTGACGAGGACGTCACCCTCTCGGTGCTACCGACGCTCCGGCTCGGGCAGATGATCGTGGATCGCTTCGGCCACGGCATCCTGAGTCTGCTGCGCGACGCCTCGACTTCGCGCTTCCCACGGCTGGCGGGCGCCGCCTGGCGTCTGGCGGGGCCGGTGACCCGCCGCCTGGACCGGCTCGACCGGTTGCTGGATCCGGAGGCCTTCGCGATGACCAGGCGCTATCGGGTCATGCGTTTCCGAAGCGCGCCTTAG